One window of Hymenobacter sp. BRD128 genomic DNA carries:
- the xrtX gene encoding exosortase X encodes MLPHLTPNAPSRWDRLAPRWQFLLVAAGLYLVWLIGYEGFIGPDGRLDTWLSTNIAAASAGLLRLLGFTASTAPNSLLLMDGRPAVIVGAPCDGLVLYALFAGFIVAFPGPPRPKLWFIPLGVLALYLLNIVRVGALALNQHYAHRSVDFNHHYTFSFVVYAFICLLWVQWVRWYGLPAATDA; translated from the coding sequence ATGCTTCCTCACCTCACGCCCAATGCCCCATCCCGCTGGGACCGGCTAGCCCCGCGCTGGCAATTTTTGCTCGTAGCCGCTGGCTTATACCTGGTCTGGCTGATTGGCTACGAAGGCTTTATCGGACCCGACGGCCGGCTCGACACCTGGCTATCGACCAATATTGCAGCGGCCAGCGCGGGGCTGCTGCGCTTGTTAGGTTTCACCGCCAGCACGGCACCCAACTCGCTGCTGCTGATGGATGGTCGCCCCGCCGTGATAGTGGGCGCGCCCTGCGATGGGCTGGTGCTCTACGCCTTGTTTGCGGGGTTTATCGTGGCATTTCCAGGTCCGCCGCGGCCCAAGCTGTGGTTTATTCCGCTGGGTGTCCTGGCGCTGTATCTGCTTAATATCGTGCGGGTAGGAGCCCTGGCCCTCAATCAGCACTACGCCCACCGGTCAGTTGATTTCAACCACCACTATACGTTCAGCTTCGTGGTGTATGCCTTTATTTGCCTGCTCTGGGTGCAGTGGGTGCGCTGGTATGGCTTGCCCGCTGCCACCGACGCATGA
- a CDS encoding DUF4394 domain-containing protein has protein sequence MKNLFSTTPHVRRLALVLGGLLAGPVGAAAQTPPMTIFALGTVTQTYYTLQPGTQIIAQLNPANLSNTNSLLAVQPVPVTGVIAGQQLVGLDERPSTGQLYALGYNTATQAAQLYVLDGTTGVATAVGAPVTGLNLQDNDRNNTRGIVPNVGFDFNPRLDRVRIVAPNGTNYRVNPNLGGAAVADATLAYASGSTVGHAPYIGTAAYTNSALGVTGTTLYDIDVTNTNALLSIQAPPNAGVLNPVSSVTFMTNGNGNFYPLTSPTVGLDVDVFYDRSSRTNLAYLIEARYTDINNQDINNGGTTNQFSSNLWALNLANGQATGKNIFGRIPVFLSNIAAMTPVPKTWTGAVSTAWGTANNWYPVGVPTAADDVVIPGNGFFVTAANVTVTNQPTVSDAQQAASVNLISGAVLTTANGGTLNVNGDFVNNDSQVAGSGTGTVALVGSAAQDISGNRATTFQNLSVSTASATTSQAVSIVRALTATGNLAIGSGQPFTLLSNSAGTAYVVNNGGGAVTGTATVQRYITPTNAGAGYRHYSTPVSGNTVADFATTGYSPVVNPAYNSSATPPAVTPFPNIYTYDQARLSLTNSSPEFDKGFQSPATTADPLTVGLGYTVNIGAAELVDFMGTLNNGNYSRTGLARGPQATAGWQLLGNPYPGAISFTTLFGASSGIENGLYVFKSNGQYTGAYAAYVNGTGTNGGSDNVPLAQGFFVRVAAGQTGTVNFTNAARTNVPETALFQRTAADPRPALALTLRNASAANQTRVYFEQGATPAFDVKYDAHYLPATHGLDLASDISTEALAINGLPKLTGAVTVPLRVHAPAAGTYTLAVDELNNLPTGYHAYLSDATTGTYTDLATTPSLSLNLSSTDPATGRYAIVFSANAPLATASAALSAQASLYPSPAHGTATLVLPQALRGTSASTVQLLNALGQVVLTRTMAAGAAPSLELPLSGLAAGIYTVRATTAAGLVAKRLVVQ, from the coding sequence ATGAAGAATCTCTTCTCAACAACGCCTCACGTACGCCGGCTAGCCTTAGTGCTGGGGGGCCTGCTGGCCGGCCCGGTCGGGGCGGCGGCTCAAACGCCCCCTATGACGATTTTCGCGCTGGGCACGGTAACACAGACTTATTATACGCTGCAACCCGGCACTCAGATTATCGCTCAGTTAAATCCCGCCAACCTGAGCAATACCAATTCTTTGCTCGCGGTTCAGCCCGTGCCAGTGACGGGGGTAATCGCTGGCCAGCAGCTGGTGGGGCTAGATGAGCGGCCCAGTACCGGGCAGCTCTACGCCCTGGGTTACAATACTGCCACCCAGGCGGCCCAGCTTTATGTGCTGGACGGCACGACGGGCGTGGCAACGGCCGTGGGCGCCCCCGTGACCGGCCTGAACCTGCAGGATAACGACCGCAACAACACGCGCGGCATTGTGCCCAACGTGGGCTTCGACTTTAATCCGCGCCTTGACCGCGTGCGCATCGTGGCGCCCAATGGCACTAACTACCGCGTGAATCCCAACCTGGGGGGCGCGGCCGTGGCCGATGCCACGCTGGCCTACGCCAGCGGCAGCACCGTGGGCCACGCGCCCTACATCGGCACGGCAGCCTATACCAATTCGGCGCTGGGCGTGACGGGCACTACTCTCTACGACATCGACGTGACGAATACCAACGCGCTGCTCTCTATTCAGGCGCCGCCCAACGCGGGGGTGCTGAATCCGGTGAGCAGCGTCACGTTTATGACCAACGGCAACGGCAATTTCTACCCGCTGACTTCACCTACCGTTGGCCTGGACGTGGATGTTTTTTATGACCGCAGCAGTCGTACTAACCTCGCATACCTCATCGAGGCGCGCTACACGGATATTAATAACCAGGACATTAATAACGGGGGCACGACCAACCAGTTTTCCTCTAACCTGTGGGCGCTCAACCTAGCCAACGGCCAAGCCACGGGCAAGAATATCTTCGGCCGGATTCCGGTTTTTCTGTCCAACATCGCGGCCATGACGCCCGTGCCCAAGACCTGGACCGGTGCCGTGAGCACGGCCTGGGGCACTGCCAATAACTGGTATCCGGTGGGCGTGCCCACCGCAGCCGACGACGTGGTAATTCCGGGCAATGGCTTTTTCGTAACCGCAGCCAACGTGACGGTGACCAACCAGCCTACCGTGAGCGATGCCCAGCAAGCCGCCTCAGTCAACCTTATCAGCGGTGCCGTGCTGACGACGGCCAACGGCGGCACACTCAATGTGAACGGCGACTTTGTGAACAACGATAGCCAGGTAGCGGGGAGCGGCACCGGCACGGTGGCGCTGGTAGGCAGCGCCGCGCAAGACATCAGCGGCAATAGGGCCACCACGTTTCAGAATCTAAGCGTGAGCACGGCCAGCGCAACTACCAGCCAGGCGGTTTCAATAGTGCGCGCCCTTACCGCGACGGGCAACCTGGCCATTGGGTCGGGCCAGCCCTTCACGCTGCTCTCCAACAGTGCGGGCACGGCCTACGTAGTGAACAATGGCGGCGGCGCCGTGACGGGCACGGCCACGGTGCAACGCTACATCACACCTACCAACGCCGGGGCCGGCTACCGCCACTACAGCACGCCGGTGAGTGGCAATACGGTAGCCGACTTTGCTACCACGGGCTACTCGCCGGTAGTGAACCCGGCTTATAACTCCAGCGCCACGCCGCCCGCCGTCACACCCTTCCCCAACATTTATACCTACGACCAGGCGCGCCTGAGCCTCACCAACTCGTCGCCCGAGTTCGACAAGGGCTTCCAGTCGCCCGCCACGACCGCCGACCCGCTTACGGTGGGCCTCGGCTACACAGTGAACATCGGCGCGGCAGAACTGGTCGATTTTATGGGCACGCTCAACAACGGCAACTACTCGCGCACCGGTTTGGCTCGGGGGCCGCAGGCTACGGCCGGCTGGCAGCTGCTCGGCAACCCCTACCCCGGCGCCATTAGTTTCACGACCTTATTCGGCGCCTCATCGGGCATTGAAAACGGCTTGTACGTGTTTAAAAGCAACGGCCAGTACACGGGTGCCTACGCAGCCTACGTGAATGGCACCGGCACAAACGGGGGCAGCGACAACGTGCCGCTGGCGCAGGGCTTCTTCGTGCGGGTAGCCGCCGGGCAAACCGGCACCGTCAACTTCACCAACGCGGCCCGCACCAACGTGCCCGAAACGGCGCTTTTCCAGCGCACGGCCGCCGACCCCCGCCCGGCCCTGGCCCTTACGCTGCGCAACGCCAGTGCGGCCAACCAGACGCGGGTGTATTTTGAGCAGGGTGCCACACCGGCGTTCGACGTGAAGTACGACGCGCACTACCTGCCCGCCACCCACGGCCTCGACCTGGCCAGCGACATCAGCACCGAGGCCCTGGCCATCAATGGCCTGCCCAAGCTGACCGGCGCCGTGACGGTGCCCCTGCGCGTGCACGCCCCCGCCGCCGGCACCTACACCCTGGCCGTGGATGAGCTCAATAACCTGCCCACCGGCTACCACGCTTACCTGAGCGACGCCACTACCGGCACCTACACCGACCTGGCGACCACGCCCAGCCTCAGCCTGAACCTCAGCTCGACTGACCCGGCCACCGGCCGCTACGCCATCGTGTTCAGCGCCAACGCGCCGCTGGCTACGGCTTCGGCTGCCCTGTCGGCCCAGGCCAGTCTGTACCCCAGCCCAGCCCACGGCACCGCCACGCTGGTGCTGCCGCAGGCCCTGCGTGGCACTAGTGCCAGCACGGTGCAGCTACTCAACGCCCTAGGTCAGGTGGTACTGACCAGGACGATGGCGGCCGGCGCCGCCCCCAGCCTGGAGCTGCCCCTGTCGGGCCTGGCGGCCGGCATCTACACCGTGCGGGCCACTACGGCCGCCGGCCTGGTAGCCAAGCGATTGGTGGTACAATAA
- a CDS encoding LON peptidase substrate-binding domain-containing protein, whose protein sequence is MRLLPLFPLNLVAFPGEKLNLHIFEPRYRQLVRDCLGEGLTFGIPPFLDNSVQELGTEMRLLSVEKTHPGGEMDIRTEALGVFRVQKFFRQAPGKLYAAGQVEEVVQDEEADPALRAVITGQVRQLYEALGLRKLLLQLDPAFRIFDVAHHIGLSTEQEYQLLGTTAELERQEMVREHLERLLPAVLEAERLKERVRLNGHFKNLLPPQF, encoded by the coding sequence ATGCGTCTACTTCCGCTTTTTCCGCTCAACCTGGTGGCCTTCCCTGGGGAGAAATTAAACCTTCACATTTTTGAGCCGCGCTACCGCCAGCTGGTGCGCGACTGCCTGGGGGAGGGCCTCACCTTCGGCATTCCGCCCTTTCTCGACAACTCAGTGCAGGAGCTGGGCACCGAGATGCGCCTGCTAAGCGTGGAAAAAACCCACCCCGGCGGCGAGATGGATATTCGCACCGAGGCGCTGGGCGTATTTCGGGTGCAGAAATTCTTTCGCCAGGCGCCGGGCAAGCTCTACGCCGCCGGCCAGGTCGAGGAGGTGGTGCAGGATGAGGAAGCGGACCCGGCGCTGCGCGCGGTTATTACCGGGCAGGTGCGCCAACTCTACGAAGCGCTAGGCCTGCGGAAGCTGCTGCTCCAGCTGGACCCCGCCTTTCGAATTTTCGACGTGGCTCACCACATTGGCCTCAGCACCGAGCAGGAGTACCAGCTGCTGGGCACTACGGCCGAGCTGGAGCGCCAGGAGATGGTGCGCGAGCACCTCGAGCGCCTGCTGCCCGCCGTGCTCGAAGCCGAGCGCCTCAAGGAGCGCGTGCGTCTGAACGGGCACTTTAAAAATCTGCTACCCCCGCAGTTTTAG
- a CDS encoding XrtX-associated membrane protein — MSPQFSRAGQSLTPARWLLAAALVLVLFLLGIESDTVFAALTRAWQTLFELAGLGSWLARMQHGTSSLVTTRSLPAVVTYSLLYVGLCLLLLHVLLRDGQRTRWAAQVYLGLLGLYIILMLVGRLGGNASGVYNLGRRIIDFIVSPLPVMILLPVLWPGTRRFFD; from the coding sequence ATGAGCCCGCAGTTTTCGCGTGCCGGCCAGTCCCTCACGCCCGCTCGCTGGCTGCTGGCGGCGGCGCTGGTTCTGGTTTTGTTTCTGTTGGGGATAGAATCCGATACCGTCTTTGCGGCGCTCACGCGCGCCTGGCAGACTCTATTCGAACTGGCAGGCCTGGGAAGCTGGCTGGCGCGCATGCAGCACGGCACCAGTAGCCTGGTTACCACGCGCAGCCTGCCGGCTGTGGTCACCTATAGCCTGCTCTACGTGGGCCTGTGCCTGCTGCTGCTGCACGTGCTGCTGCGCGACGGCCAGCGCACCCGCTGGGCCGCGCAGGTCTACTTGGGGCTGCTGGGGCTCTACATCATCCTGATGCTGGTGGGGCGGCTGGGTGGCAATGCATCCGGAGTGTATAACCTGGGGCGGCGCATCATCGATTTTATCGTGTCGCCGCTGCCGGTTATGATTTTATTGCCAGTGCTCTGGCCTGGCACCCGGCGGTTTTTCGACTGA